One genomic segment of Styela clava chromosome 3, kaStyClav1.hap1.2, whole genome shotgun sequence includes these proteins:
- the LOC144420763 gene encoding interleukin-17F-like — translation MKTEVMKKSKEYLIFADDMTLERAKQEYFSPPSNRPKREITKCPTMTPQYLRENNLMDGRRSLSPYAEKPNWDPNRYPQFFIQRHCLCNGCIDPVTRKENLSLQSVPLETRMEFFYKKDKFLNTFTTKKKLSIYIGCTCAYPIIGNL, via the exons ATGAAAACTGAAgttatgaaaaaatcaaaagaatACTTGATATTTGCTGACGATATGACTCTTGAGAGAGCAAAGCAAGAATATTTTTCCCCTCCGTCAAATAGACCAAAAAGAGAAATCACTAAATGTCCTACGATGACTCCTCAATATCTCagagaaaataatttaatggATGGGCGAAGAAGCTTGTCGCCTTATGCCGAAAAACCGAATTGGGACCCCAACAG ATATCCCCAATTCTTTATACAGCGTCATTGTTTGTGTAATGGGTGCATCGACCCCGTGACGAGAAAAGAAAACCTTTCCTTACAATCTGTGCCGTTGGAGACCCGTATGGAATTCTTTTATAAAAaggataaatttttaaatactttCACGACGAaaaagaaattgtcaatttatATTGGTTGTACTTGTGCTTATCCCATAATTGGTAATCTTTGA